The proteins below are encoded in one region of Kogia breviceps isolate mKogBre1 chromosome 8, mKogBre1 haplotype 1, whole genome shotgun sequence:
- the HRURF gene encoding protein HRURF, which produces MAQPTASAQKLVRPIRAVCRILQIPEPDPSNLRP; this is translated from the coding sequence ATGGCGCAACCCACGGCCTCGGCCCAGAAGCTGGTGCGGCCGATCCGCGCCGTGTGCCGCATCCTGCAGATCCCGGAGCCCGACCCCTCCAACCTGCGGCCCTAG